In the Thermodesulfovibrio yellowstonii DSM 11347 genome, one interval contains:
- a CDS encoding ABC transporter ATP-binding protein, which translates to MVILETKNLAKKYGGVEVLNNVNLKVYKGEILGMIGPNGAGKTTLMNLICKLTDITAGEIFYKGQLINDRKPYEIAKMGISRTFQVVKPFKGLTVLENVMVGAFYGKKQAKNKTEARQIAMEALQIVGLINEKDKEPSILPIAQRKKLELARALAMDPELLILDEVMAGLNPKELDDIMKEILLLKERGITIIAIEHVMKVIMGISDRVVVLHLGQLICEGKPNEVCNHPQVIEAYLGNKFAQRGIA; encoded by the coding sequence ATGGTTATATTAGAAACAAAAAATCTTGCAAAAAAATATGGAGGCGTTGAAGTATTAAACAATGTTAATCTTAAAGTTTACAAAGGAGAAATTTTGGGGATGATAGGACCAAATGGAGCTGGCAAAACTACTTTGATGAATCTAATATGTAAACTAACAGATATTACAGCTGGCGAAATATTTTATAAAGGACAATTAATAAATGACAGAAAACCCTATGAAATAGCAAAAATGGGTATATCAAGAACCTTTCAGGTAGTAAAACCTTTTAAAGGACTTACTGTATTAGAAAATGTTATGGTTGGAGCATTTTATGGGAAAAAACAAGCTAAAAATAAAACAGAAGCAAGACAGATAGCTATGGAAGCATTGCAAATTGTAGGATTAATAAATGAAAAAGACAAAGAACCAAGTATACTTCCTATAGCGCAAAGGAAAAAACTGGAGTTAGCACGAGCACTTGCAATGGATCCTGAACTTCTTATACTGGATGAGGTTATGGCAGGACTTAATCCAAAGGAACTTGATGATATAATGAAAGAGATACTTCTTCTTAAAGAAAGAGGAATTACTATAATTGCTATAGAACATGTAATGAAGGTTATCATGGGCATTTCTGATAGAGTTGTAGTCCTTCATCTTGGACAATTAATCTGTGAAGGAAAACCCAATGAAGTATGTAATCATCCTCAAGTTATAGAAGCTTATCTTGGAAACAAATTTGCACAGAGAGGTATCGCATAA
- a CDS encoding branched-chain amino acid ABC transporter permease gives MKKNIALFIIFIVAVCLLPFFISGYWLRVLTQTFMFAAIATGSNIIIGYTGYPAFGNIAFFGIGAYVTGVLMTKYEISFIATLPFCALGGFIVAILLGIPLLRLKGHYFAIATVGVMEAMKKIVDNMTEITGGGLGLTLPIMEGDPAYIYKFFYYTILLIMLLSIAIAFIVWKSKFGYALRAIRIDEDAASVMGINTALYKTFAWGISGALVSIAGGAYAYWLTYIDPSTVFVTSYSVKMFAMILLGGATTIFGPMLGAFILELISEIVWSKFIEIHGMILGLLIILVVLFIPKGLFETFKGGFSFRKLVINLRENRL, from the coding sequence ATGAAGAAAAATATTGCTCTTTTTATAATCTTTATTGTAGCTGTCTGTTTATTACCTTTTTTTATATCTGGATACTGGTTAAGAGTGCTTACACAGACATTCATGTTTGCCGCAATTGCTACTGGCAGTAATATTATAATTGGTTATACTGGATATCCTGCCTTTGGAAATATAGCATTTTTTGGTATAGGAGCATATGTAACAGGTGTATTAATGACTAAATATGAAATTTCTTTTATAGCAACGCTCCCTTTTTGCGCTTTAGGAGGATTTATAGTCGCTATACTGTTAGGTATCCCTCTTTTAAGACTTAAAGGGCACTATTTTGCTATTGCAACCGTTGGCGTTATGGAAGCAATGAAAAAAATTGTTGACAACATGACTGAAATAACAGGCGGTGGATTAGGGTTAACTTTACCCATCATGGAAGGAGACCCTGCTTACATTTATAAATTCTTTTACTACACAATTTTACTAATCATGCTTCTTTCAATAGCCATTGCTTTTATAGTATGGAAATCAAAATTTGGCTATGCTTTAAGAGCAATAAGAATTGATGAAGACGCAGCAAGTGTAATGGGAATCAATACAGCTCTGTATAAAACATTTGCATGGGGGATAAGCGGTGCATTGGTAAGCATTGCAGGAGGCGCCTATGCCTATTGGTTAACTTATATTGACCCCTCAACTGTATTTGTCACATCTTACTCTGTAAAAATGTTTGCTATGATTTTACTTGGAGGGGCAACAACTATTTTTGGACCAATGCTTGGTGCCTTTATACTTGAATTAATTTCAGAGATTGTATGGAGTAAATTTATAGAGATTCATGGAATGATACTTGGCTTATTGATTATACTTGTCGTGCTTTTTATCCCTAAGGGGTTGTTTGAAACATTTAAGGGTGGCTTTTCCTTTAGAAAATTGGTCATAAATTTAAGAGAAAATAGACTTTAA
- a CDS encoding branched-chain amino acid ABC transporter permease: MIILQVLINGFLLGGFYALIGVGFSLVWGVTNIINLAHGAIALLGAYITFFLFQNYGIDPFLSLPFSFLALFIFGYAIQRYLLNLVVKAQIFMLLILTFGIEIFLVNFMTTFFSADFRSVTPDYAGESLIIGDIVIPYIRIIVFLICTFITFILSLFLNKTWAGKAIKATSLDIEAAMMVGINPAKIFALTFAIASGLAGVAGSLFSLTQAFSPSIAGSLTLRAFIVSILGGLGRVEGALIGGIILGIVETLSSYFIGESYKNAITLGIMVLVLIIKPTGILGKKYFAEVKH; encoded by the coding sequence ATGATAATTCTGCAGGTTCTTATTAATGGATTTCTTCTTGGTGGATTTTATGCTTTAATAGGAGTTGGATTTTCACTTGTGTGGGGGGTTACAAACATAATTAATCTCGCCCATGGAGCTATTGCACTTCTTGGTGCCTACATTACCTTCTTTCTTTTTCAAAACTATGGAATTGACCCTTTTTTAAGTTTACCCTTCAGTTTTCTTGCTCTTTTCATTTTTGGGTATGCCATACAAAGATATTTATTAAATCTTGTTGTAAAAGCGCAAATATTTATGCTCCTTATTCTTACTTTTGGCATAGAAATTTTTTTAGTAAACTTTATGACAACTTTCTTTTCAGCAGACTTTCGTTCTGTCACTCCTGATTATGCAGGAGAAAGCTTAATTATTGGAGATATTGTTATTCCATATATAAGAATTATAGTATTCCTTATATGCACATTCATAACCTTTATTTTAAGTCTTTTCCTTAATAAAACATGGGCTGGTAAAGCAATAAAAGCCACATCTCTTGATATAGAAGCTGCAATGATGGTAGGTATAAATCCTGCAAAAATCTTCGCTTTAACCTTCGCAATAGCTTCAGGATTGGCAGGAGTTGCAGGAAGTCTTTTTTCATTAACTCAAGCATTTTCTCCTTCAATAGCAGGTTCCTTAACACTAAGAGCCTTTATTGTTAGCATATTAGGTGGTTTGGGTAGAGTAGAAGGAGCTTTGATTGGTGGAATCATTCTTGGGATTGTTGAAACGCTAAGTTCATACTTCATTGGTGAAAGTTATAAAAATGCCATTACTCTTGGAATAATGGTATTAGTTCTCATTATTAAACCTACAGGAATTCTCGGCAAGAAATACTTTGCGGAGGTAAAACATTAA
- a CDS encoding amino acid ABC transporter substrate-binding protein, translating into MKRLSILILAVMLSFCLITFSFAADVIKFGAALSLTGKLAKEGNLVKNGYELWKETVNKKGGIKIGNKYYKVDIKYYDDESDPNRAAKLVEKLITEDGIKLILGPYGSESVFSTSAITEKYGALMVQGGAAADKLYTRGFKNLFGIYTVATEYMDDTLKMLMNKAPKPTTVAIVYSNDLFSTQVAQGAKASAQKYGYKVVYYKDYPKGTQDLSTVIVEIKAKNPDILIGCGHFQDTIVIVKQSKDYKLNPKAIAFSVGPTLPDFVSALKSDAEYILGSAQWTPTLKYKDPVFGSNANFVKAFKTKFRVEPNYHAAGGAAAAVIFQRAIEKAGTFTDINRIRESLLSFNEETLFGKIRFDSSGKVVGKGMPVIQILKGTQKTVYPENVAETKPVYPKPAWR; encoded by the coding sequence ATGAAACGACTGAGTATTTTAATTTTAGCTGTTATGTTAAGTTTCTGTTTAATAACATTTTCTTTTGCAGCAGATGTTATAAAATTCGGAGCCGCGCTTTCACTCACGGGTAAACTTGCAAAAGAAGGTAATCTTGTAAAAAATGGATATGAACTTTGGAAGGAAACTGTTAATAAAAAAGGCGGAATTAAAATTGGGAATAAATACTATAAAGTTGATATCAAATACTATGACGATGAGAGTGATCCAAACAGAGCAGCAAAACTTGTAGAAAAATTAATAACTGAAGACGGAATTAAACTTATTCTTGGTCCATATGGAAGTGAATCAGTATTTTCAACCTCTGCAATTACAGAAAAATATGGGGCTTTGATGGTTCAGGGAGGAGCTGCTGCAGACAAACTTTACACAAGAGGATTTAAAAATCTTTTTGGAATTTACACAGTAGCCACAGAGTATATGGATGATACACTAAAAATGTTAATGAATAAAGCTCCTAAGCCAACAACTGTCGCGATAGTCTATTCCAATGATCTTTTCTCAACACAGGTTGCTCAAGGTGCTAAAGCATCTGCTCAGAAATATGGATATAAGGTAGTTTACTACAAAGACTACCCAAAAGGAACGCAGGACCTGTCAACTGTTATTGTTGAAATTAAAGCAAAAAATCCTGACATACTTATTGGTTGTGGACATTTTCAGGATACTATAGTCATTGTTAAACAAAGTAAAGATTATAAGCTTAATCCTAAGGCAATAGCTTTTTCAGTTGGACCAACTCTTCCTGATTTTGTAAGTGCTTTAAAGTCAGATGCAGAATATATTTTAGGTTCTGCTCAATGGACCCCAACCCTGAAATACAAAGATCCTGTTTTTGGTTCAAATGCAAACTTTGTAAAAGCTTTTAAAACAAAATTTAGAGTAGAACCTAACTATCATGCAGCAGGAGGCGCGGCAGCAGCAGTAATCTTCCAAAGAGCTATTGAAAAAGCAGGAACATTTACAGATATCAACAGGATCAGAGAGTCACTTTTAAGCTTTAATGAAGAAACATTATTTGGAAAAATTAGATTTGACTCCAGTGGAAAGGTTGTTGGTAAAGGAATGCCTGTTATTCAAATACTTAAGGGAACTCAAAAAACAGTTTATCCAGAAAATGTTGCTGAAACAAAACCAGTTTATCCAAAACCAGCATGGAGATAA
- a CDS encoding NAD-dependent malic enzyme — MGYVPSPSYSITLRVEIENRIGMFAKIASAISGAGGDLGSIDIVKVEKGRIIRDITVNARDEEHEKKIIKALKHIEGVKILRVMDRTFLVHEGGKIGIYNKINVKGREDLSRVYTPGVARVCLDIHKNPEHVYRYTIKGNTVAVITDGTAVLGLGNIGPDAAMPVMEGKCMLFKEFGGVDAFPIAVRTTDVDELVNIIKKISTPFGGINLEDIAAPRCFEVERRLREELDIPVIHDDQHGTAIVTLAALINVGRVLKRDIRDFRVVISGAGAAGTATAYMLLEYGIKDITVCDRAGTLYEGRTEDMDSHKAELAQKTNPRKIKGKLTDVLEGADVFIGLSAPNILKPEDIEKMAKDKVVFALANPDPEIAPELAMPLVRIMATGRSDYPNQINNVLAFPGLFKGLLEVRAKGVDKEIFFAAANAIANIIKDEELNEDYIIPSIFNKKVAQAVSHAVAEKAKKLKLAR; from the coding sequence ATGGGATATGTACCAAGTCCAAGTTATAGCATAACGTTACGAGTAGAGATTGAAAACAGAATAGGAATGTTTGCCAAAATTGCTTCAGCCATCAGTGGTGCAGGAGGAGATTTAGGCTCAATTGATATTGTAAAAGTTGAAAAAGGAAGAATTATAAGAGATATTACTGTAAATGCCAGAGACGAAGAACATGAAAAGAAAATCATTAAGGCGTTAAAACACATTGAAGGAGTTAAAATTTTAAGAGTCATGGACAGAACATTTCTTGTCCATGAAGGAGGCAAAATTGGCATATACAATAAGATAAATGTAAAGGGAAGAGAAGACCTCTCAAGAGTTTATACACCAGGCGTAGCAAGAGTCTGCCTTGATATTCATAAAAATCCTGAACATGTATATCGCTATACCATAAAAGGAAACACTGTGGCGGTGATAACTGATGGAACAGCGGTTTTAGGTCTTGGAAACATAGGACCTGATGCAGCAATGCCTGTGATGGAAGGAAAATGCATGCTTTTTAAAGAGTTCGGAGGTGTAGATGCTTTCCCAATAGCAGTAAGAACCACAGATGTGGATGAACTTGTTAACATTATAAAAAAAATTTCAACTCCCTTTGGTGGGATAAATCTTGAAGACATTGCTGCACCCAGATGTTTTGAAGTAGAACGAAGGCTTCGTGAGGAGCTTGATATTCCTGTAATTCACGATGACCAGCACGGAACAGCCATAGTTACTCTTGCAGCGCTAATAAATGTTGGAAGAGTTCTAAAAAGAGATATAAGAGATTTTCGAGTTGTAATCTCAGGAGCAGGTGCTGCAGGCACAGCTACAGCTTATATGCTCCTTGAATATGGCATAAAAGATATAACAGTCTGTGACAGAGCAGGTACTTTATACGAAGGAAGAACAGAAGATATGGATTCACACAAAGCAGAACTTGCCCAAAAAACAAATCCCAGAAAAATCAAGGGAAAACTCACTGATGTCCTTGAGGGCGCCGATGTCTTTATAGGACTTTCTGCTCCAAACATTCTTAAACCAGAGGACATTGAAAAAATGGCAAAAGACAAAGTTGTATTCGCTCTTGCAAATCCTGACCCTGAAATTGCGCCTGAACTTGCAATGCCCCTTGTAAGAATCATGGCAACTGGCAGGTCTGACTATCCAAACCAGATAAATAATGTTCTTGCTTTTCCAGGATTATTCAAAGGCTTACTTGAGGTCAGAGCAAAGGGTGTTGATAAAGAAATATTTTTTGCCGCTGCCAATGCAATTGCTAACATAATTAAGGACGAAGAACTCAATGAAGACTATATTATACCAAGCATTTTTAATAAAAAAGTTGCACAGGCAGTCTCCCATGCGGTAGCTGAGAAGGCTAAAAAACTAAAATTAGCAAGATAA
- the sdhA gene encoding succinate dehydrogenase flavoprotein subunit: MEINKHYFDTVIIGSGLAGCRAAIECINHGTVGVLSKLYPTRSHSTAAQGGIGAALGNEEEDSPEWHTYDTVKGSDFLGDQDAIEIMCYDAIPTIIELEHMGVPFSRTPEGKIAQRRFGGHTREFGKAPVRRACYSADRTGHAVLFALYEQCQLKGVRFFQEFQVLDIVVENNAVQGIIAVNIKDGSLHVFESKAVIIASGGYGKVFKVTSNAYASTGECLSMLFRQGLPLEDMEFFQFHPTGLYGLGILITEGARGEGGILINGKGERFMERYAPTIKDLAPRDMVSRAILTEIREGRGIDGKDYVYLDLRHVDRKILEERLPEITTFCKIYMGIDPSEAPIPVVPTAHYAMGGIPTDNDGRVLRDIDGSVVEGLYAAGECACVSVHGANRLGCNSLLDTVVFGRRAGKAASSTLKTATKGKVKKERISLIADCVDMIRRSNGRETVASVRRDLQTAMMDKCSVFRKEEELKVLLDELQALKERYKDISIADKSNTFNTDLLEAIELGHMLTLSEVIASCALQRTESRGAHCREDYPKRDDENWLKHTFAFQGDKGITFKYKPVKLTRFKPEERKY, from the coding sequence ATGGAGATTAATAAACACTATTTTGACACAGTTATTATCGGTTCTGGCCTTGCGGGATGCCGTGCTGCCATTGAATGTATCAATCACGGAACAGTTGGAGTTTTAAGTAAGCTTTATCCTACTCGTTCCCATTCTACCGCAGCACAAGGTGGTATTGGAGCTGCTCTTGGAAATGAAGAAGAAGACAGCCCCGAATGGCATACCTATGATACGGTGAAGGGAAGCGATTTTCTTGGTGATCAGGATGCCATTGAAATTATGTGCTACGATGCTATTCCAACAATTATTGAGCTTGAGCATATGGGCGTACCTTTCTCTCGCACGCCAGAAGGTAAGATTGCCCAGAGGAGATTTGGCGGGCATACAAGGGAGTTTGGTAAAGCACCAGTTAGAAGGGCATGCTACTCTGCTGACAGAACAGGTCATGCAGTGCTTTTTGCTCTTTATGAGCAATGTCAGCTCAAAGGCGTTAGATTTTTTCAGGAGTTTCAAGTGCTTGATATTGTCGTAGAAAACAATGCTGTTCAGGGTATAATTGCCGTTAACATAAAAGATGGCTCTCTTCATGTCTTTGAATCAAAGGCAGTGATAATAGCAAGCGGTGGATATGGAAAGGTCTTTAAAGTAACCTCAAATGCCTATGCAAGTACAGGTGAATGTCTTAGCATGCTTTTTAGGCAGGGACTGCCCCTCGAAGATATGGAGTTCTTTCAGTTCCATCCTACAGGACTTTACGGGCTTGGAATATTGATTACCGAAGGTGCAAGAGGCGAAGGCGGAATTCTCATAAATGGGAAAGGCGAAAGATTTATGGAACGATATGCACCAACAATAAAAGACTTAGCCCCTCGTGATATGGTATCCCGTGCAATTCTAACGGAGATAAGAGAGGGTAGAGGTATTGATGGGAAAGACTATGTTTATCTTGATTTAAGACATGTAGATAGAAAAATTCTTGAAGAGAGACTTCCTGAGATAACAACTTTTTGCAAAATATACATGGGAATTGACCCCTCTGAAGCACCAATTCCTGTTGTTCCCACTGCCCATTATGCAATGGGTGGCATTCCAACGGACAATGATGGGAGGGTTTTGAGAGACATAGATGGCTCAGTTGTAGAAGGTCTTTATGCTGCTGGTGAGTGTGCCTGTGTGTCTGTTCATGGTGCAAATAGACTCGGTTGTAACTCCCTCCTTGATACTGTTGTCTTTGGAAGAAGAGCTGGAAAGGCAGCAAGTTCCACCTTGAAGACTGCTACAAAAGGCAAGGTTAAAAAGGAAAGAATTTCTCTCATTGCCGATTGTGTAGATATGATAAGAAGAAGCAATGGAAGAGAAACAGTGGCTTCAGTAAGAAGAGACCTGCAAACTGCCATGATGGATAAATGCTCTGTTTTTAGAAAAGAAGAAGAGCTTAAAGTTCTTCTTGATGAATTACAAGCATTAAAGGAAAGATACAAAGACATATCAATTGCTGACAAGTCAAACACATTCAATACAGACCTTCTTGAAGCAATTGAGCTTGGGCACATGTTAACTCTATCAGAAGTTATTGCCTCTTGTGCATTGCAGAGAACAGAAAGTAGAGGAGCTCATTGCAGGGAAGACTATCCAAAAAGGGATGATGAAAACTGGCTTAAGCATACCTTTGCATTTCAAGGAGACAAAGGCATTACCTTTAAATACAAACCTGTTAAATTAACAAGATTTAAACCAGAGGAGAGGAAATACTGA
- a CDS encoding succinate dehydrogenase iron-sulfur subunit has protein sequence MSKYYTFKIKRYLPDENPSTRWDEFRVKLNSMERVLDGLVKIKETMDGTLTFRKSCAHGVCGSCAMKINGQNRLACQTLVKDLPETIEIEPLPALPVIKDLVVDMTMFFHKNDKVLPYLINDEPPPERERIQSPEDQHKILESITCIMCGSCTTSCPVFWADKEYLGPSALLKAYRFLFDTRDRATEQRLEAITGEHGVWRCHSIFNCVEVCPKEIDITKHILKLKRLAVKKGFTGGEK, from the coding sequence ATGAGCAAATATTACACTTTCAAAATTAAAAGATACTTGCCCGATGAAAACCCTTCAACAAGATGGGACGAATTCCGGGTAAAACTTAACAGCATGGAAAGGGTGTTAGATGGACTTGTAAAAATAAAAGAAACAATGGACGGCACTTTAACTTTCAGGAAATCCTGTGCCCATGGCGTATGTGGTTCATGCGCAATGAAGATAAATGGACAAAATCGCCTTGCCTGTCAAACCCTTGTAAAGGATTTGCCTGAAACCATAGAGATAGAGCCTCTGCCAGCATTGCCTGTTATTAAAGACCTTGTGGTAGACATGACAATGTTTTTCCATAAAAACGATAAAGTTCTACCCTATCTCATCAATGATGAACCTCCACCTGAAAGGGAGAGAATTCAGTCGCCTGAAGACCAGCATAAGATTCTTGAATCCATAACTTGTATAATGTGTGGAAGCTGCACTACCTCTTGTCCTGTATTCTGGGCTGACAAGGAATATCTTGGACCTTCAGCATTGCTAAAGGCATATAGATTTCTATTTGATACTCGTGATAGGGCAACTGAGCAAAGGCTTGAAGCTATAACAGGAGAACATGGAGTATGGCGATGTCACTCAATTTTTAACTGTGTAGAGGTATGTCCAAAGGAGATAGATATAACAAAACACATACTCAAGCTCAAAAGACTGGCTGTGAAAAAAGGCTTTACAGGAGGTGAAAAATGA
- the sdhC gene encoding succinate dehydrogenase, cytochrome b556 subunit translates to MRYRWNTGSLAWLVHRVTGIILSLYLIAHIYVLSHLKDPVAYNKLMAFMKNPLLKIGELILFAIVLKHVFAGIRITLLEIGVSTKYQKPMAYVGVLLVFIVWLAGAFYFLREVF, encoded by the coding sequence ATGAGATACCGTTGGAACACAGGTTCTCTCGCATGGCTTGTTCATAGAGTAACCGGCATAATACTCAGCCTTTATCTGATAGCTCATATCTATGTTTTAAGTCATTTAAAAGACCCTGTTGCATACAATAAACTCATGGCATTTATGAAAAATCCATTGCTTAAAATAGGCGAATTAATCCTCTTTGCCATTGTGCTTAAACATGTCTTTGCAGGAATAAGAATTACTCTTCTTGAAATTGGAGTTTCCACGAAATATCAAAAGCCTATGGCATACGTAGGAGTTCTTTTAGTTTTTATCGTATGGCTTGCAGGAGCTTTTTATTTTCTCAGGGAGGTGTTCTAA
- the sdhD gene encoding succinate dehydrogenase, hydrophobic membrane anchor protein, whose product MWSWLLHRITGVILVVGLLYHFILMHFMGHDNYSYNAVMQRLSEPSWKIFNIVFLFSALYHGFYGLNGVVTEYVRNNSLKRILKFMAFTVPIGLAFYGFKIVFF is encoded by the coding sequence ATGTGGAGTTGGCTTTTGCATAGAATAACAGGTGTGATTCTTGTAGTTGGATTGCTATATCATTTCATTCTAATGCACTTCATGGGGCATGATAACTATTCTTATAATGCGGTTATGCAGAGACTTAGTGAGCCTTCATGGAAAATTTTTAATATTGTTTTTCTCTTTTCAGCCTTATATCACGGATTTTATGGACTCAATGGAGTTGTAACAGAGTATGTGAGAAATAATTCATTGAAAAGAATATTGAAATTTATGGCATTTACTGTTCCGATAGGTCTTGCATTTTATGGATTTAAAATAGTTTTTTTCTAA
- a CDS encoding type II secretion system F family protein has translation MPTIFIWKGRTEEGALVTGETEAESEGELLLSLRKSGIIPRYVKEKQEKKFFSLGKVSQKDILFFTRQFATLFASGVPVVQAFDALIGQIKNKNFKKILIQMRNDIEKGSSLADSMRRHPRVFSSLFVNMVRAGEEGGMLDKVLQRMADYFEKMIKLKRKIIGAMIYPSLVIAVAILVVAIIMIFVIPTFAKLFAEMGLDLPLPTRITIAMSNFMAKSGIFIFLGIIIFFVFVKFFRRSENGRKITDSIFLRIPVLGTILLKASLSRFSRTLGTLLGSGVPILNSMEISARASGNKVIEDVVIDMKEDITAGKSLTEVLKSKPEIFPPIFVQMVNVGESTGATDEMLNKVADFYDEEVDNAVANLMSMLEPALIVFLGVTIGFIVVSLYLPIFKLGEIAGKGG, from the coding sequence ATGCCTACAATTTTTATATGGAAAGGTAGAACAGAAGAAGGTGCTTTAGTTACAGGCGAAACTGAAGCAGAAAGCGAAGGCGAGCTTCTTTTATCGTTAAGAAAAAGCGGGATAATTCCAAGATACGTAAAAGAAAAGCAAGAAAAAAAGTTTTTCAGTTTAGGGAAAGTCTCTCAGAAAGATATTTTGTTTTTTACGCGTCAGTTCGCAACTCTTTTTGCTTCAGGTGTTCCTGTTGTTCAAGCTTTTGATGCATTGATAGGTCAAATTAAGAATAAAAATTTCAAAAAAATCCTCATTCAGATGAGAAATGATATAGAAAAGGGTTCATCTTTAGCTGATTCAATGAGAAGACATCCTCGGGTATTTAGTTCTCTTTTTGTGAATATGGTAAGGGCTGGTGAAGAAGGTGGAATGCTTGATAAAGTGCTTCAAAGAATGGCTGACTATTTTGAAAAGATGATAAAACTAAAAAGAAAAATTATTGGCGCTATGATTTATCCCAGTCTGGTAATAGCTGTAGCTATTCTTGTTGTTGCAATTATTATGATATTTGTTATTCCCACATTTGCAAAATTGTTTGCTGAAATGGGACTTGACCTGCCACTTCCTACAAGAATAACCATTGCTATGAGTAATTTTATGGCAAAATCAGGAATTTTTATATTTCTTGGAATTATTATATTTTTTGTATTTGTAAAATTTTTCAGAAGATCTGAAAATGGCAGAAAAATCACAGATAGTATTTTTCTTAGAATTCCTGTACTCGGCACAATTTTGCTCAAAGCTTCATTGTCAAGATTTTCAAGAACGCTGGGAACGCTTCTTGGAAGCGGTGTTCCAATACTTAATAGTATGGAGATTTCTGCAAGAGCCTCAGGCAATAAAGTTATAGAAGATGTTGTTATAGATATGAAAGAGGACATAACTGCTGGTAAATCTTTAACAGAGGTTCTAAAATCAAAGCCTGAGATTTTTCCTCCAATTTTTGTGCAGATGGTAAATGTGGGTGAGTCAACAGGTGCAACAGATGAGATGTTAAATAAAGTAGCTGATTTTTATGATGAAGAAGTTGACAATGCTGTTGCAAATCTTATGAGCATGCTTGAACCTGCATTAATAGTATTTCTTGGAGTAACAATTGGATTTATAGTAGTATCCCTTTATCTTCCAATATTCAAACTCGGAGAAATTGCTGGCAAAGGTGGCTAA
- a CDS encoding M48 family metalloprotease, with the protein MIKKFVLIAILFLCLFSCKTVDINKTLDITLTTIQATEKAARPISDEEEYYIGRAVAARMFLYYTLYENHELTNYINSIGKVIALHSEKPFTFGGYHFALLNSNEINAFACPGGIVFLTKGMLKLAKSEDELAAIIAHEIAHVNHRDGINSIKQARWTEALTIIGTTAAKQYGDEDLLKLVNIFENSIDDILKTLIVNGYSKTQEYAADEKALQYLAKAGYNPYALLNVLERLRQSTKSEGGILNTHPDTTDRINNLKDKIPVVSLDLNAFKKRSLRFNSFVKE; encoded by the coding sequence ATGATAAAAAAATTTGTTTTGATAGCAATTTTATTTCTATGCCTTTTTTCGTGCAAAACAGTTGATATAAATAAAACATTGGATATTACATTAACAACAATTCAAGCTACTGAGAAGGCAGCAAGACCTATATCAGATGAAGAAGAATATTATATTGGAAGGGCTGTTGCTGCACGTATGTTTTTGTATTATACCCTCTATGAAAATCATGAATTGACTAATTATATTAATTCTATAGGAAAAGTTATAGCCTTACATTCTGAAAAGCCTTTTACTTTTGGAGGATATCATTTTGCCCTATTAAATAGTAACGAAATTAACGCTTTTGCATGCCCTGGTGGTATAGTATTCCTCACAAAAGGAATGCTTAAACTGGCAAAGAGTGAAGATGAACTGGCTGCAATAATTGCTCATGAAATTGCGCATGTAAATCATCGGGATGGAATAAATTCTATCAAGCAGGCAAGATGGACAGAAGCTCTTACAATAATTGGCACCACAGCAGCCAAACAATATGGAGATGAGGATTTATTAAAACTTGTGAATATTTTTGAGAATTCAATAGATGATATTTTAAAAACTCTCATTGTGAATGGTTATAGTAAGACTCAAGAATATGCAGCAGATGAAAAAGCTTTACAGTATCTTGCAAAAGCAGGCTATAATCCATATGCATTGCTTAATGTTCTTGAAAGACTTAGACAGAGCACAAAATCAGAAGGTGGAATTTTAAATACACACCCTGATACAACTGATAGAATAAATAATCTAAAAGATAAAATACCTGTTGTTTCCCTTGATTTAAATGCTTTTAAAAAACGATCCTTAAGATTCAATTCTTTTGTTAAAGAATAA